In a genomic window of Neoarius graeffei isolate fNeoGra1 chromosome 13, fNeoGra1.pri, whole genome shotgun sequence:
- the tlr7 gene encoding toll-like receptor 7, which translates to MPEPYKKMARRISILKIAILLLFCPSACSETVWYPKTLQCDVSRVSNDTEVKVDCTSRGLTSIPPGIPSNTTNLTLTINHIPHINDTSFLGLNNITEIDMRCNCVPIKIGPKDHMCTKSLQINNGSFWQLKTLKSLYLDGNQLSSIPKGLPPNVVLLSLEVNSIYSILKENLTELTNIQFLYLGQNCYFRNPCNGSYYVEEDAFLQLDKLTLLSLKSNNLSYVPHKLPSSLKELYLYNNNIQKVAAEDFHNLTELEILDLSGNCPRCYNAPFPCIPCANNAPFQIHEHSFLNLTKLKILRLHSNSLTTVEPQWFQGCKELQVLDLSSNFLAKAITHTSFPCSLPFLEELDLSFNYELQRYPSSLNLSWSFSYLKSLRILRIRGFVFQELKQQDIQPLTLLENLEIIDLGTNFIKLTNLSILTGLKHFHIINLSDNKISSPSEAEHAAALAMARGFPKQDDTSPMSRGTQYQSGEVREIHYFRYDEYARSCKSKDKELGTLSPFNTQCSSFGKTLDLSRNNIFFLHSRFLNLGELRCLNLSGNAMSQALNGSEFVYLKKLKYLDFSHNRLDLMFSSAFKELSNLVVLDISHNNYYFEAEGLTHMLNFTKNLNKLTKLIMNHNQISTSTNTEMQSLSLEYLEFKGNRLDLLWRDGDTRYHNYFRKLIALKSLDISHNNLNFIPNPVFQSLPETLTEFNITNNKLASFYWEGLRFLPNLEVLDLSGNHLTSMPTKLSNCSKSIVTLVLRKNQILRLSPEFLQDALSLKKLDLSYNQIKYIEESSFPKDIIDRLEVLFLNNNRFVCSCNATWFVRWINRTSVNIPQLATDVTCASPGTQRGQSVISLNLQACQHNYLSIILNILTTSVILCVLTLSISSHLFLWDVWYIYHFCLAKIKGYRRLLSESMAYDAFVVYDKTDTAVSDWVLQELRVQLEDCGEPRLHLCLEDRDWVPGCPLIENLSQSIQLSKRTIFILTPHFIQSGHFKTAFYLAHQRLMDEKDDVIILIFLERFSSSHSKYLRLRKRLYRRSVLEWPRNPQAQQYFWFCLRSVMATESQQHYNKLFQETL; encoded by the exons ATGCCCGAGCCCTATAAAAAG ATGGCAAGAAGGATCAGCATCCTTAAAATAGCCATCCTTCTCCTTTTCTGTCCATCTGCTTGCTCAGAAACCGTATGGTATCCGAAAACTCTGCAATGTGACGTGTCCAGGGTTAGCAATGACACAGAAGTGAAAGTGGATTGCACCAGCAGAGGCTTAACATCGATTCCTCCAGGAATTCCATCCAATACCACCAACCTGACGCTTACCATCAACCACATTCCTCACATCAATGACACCTCTTTCCTGGGCCTGAACAACATCACCGAGATTGACATGCGCTGCAACTGTGTGCCCATCAAGATCGGCCCAAAAGACCACATGTGCACAAAAAGTTTGCAAATTAATAATGGAAGCTTCTGGCAGCTTAAGACTCTCAAGTCACTTTACCTGGATGGAAATCAGCTCTCCAGCATCCCTAAAGGACTTCCTCCAAATGTTGTGCTCCTCAGCCTTGAGGTCAACAGCATTTAttcaattctgaaggaaaatctcACTGAGCTTACCAACATCCAGTTTCTGTACCTTGGCCAGAACTGTTATTTCCGAAACCCGTGCAATGGATCGTATTATGTTGAGGAGGATGCTTTTTTGCAGCTCGACAAATTGACTTTGCTGTCGCTTAAGTCAAACAATTTGTCTTATGTGCCTCACAAACTACCATCGAGTCTCAAGGAGCTCTACTTATACAACAATAACATACAGAAGGTAGCAGCAGAAGATTTTCATAACTTGACTGAATTAGAGATCCTAGATTTGAGTGGAAACTGTCCCCGCTGTTATAACGCGCCTTTTCCGTGCATTCCATGTGCTAACAATGCTCcttttcagattcatgaacactcCTTCCTCAACTTAACCAAACTTAAAATTCTGCGACTTCACAGCAACTCTCTCACTACTGTGGAACCACAATGGTTTCAGGGCTGTAAAGAACTTCAAGTGTTAGACCTCTCAAGCAACTTTTTAGCAAAAGCTATAACACACACCTCCTTTCCTTGTTCGCTGCCTTTCCTAGAAGAACTAGACCTCTCTTTTAATTATGAGCTCCAGAGGTATCCTTCATCACTAAACTTGTCTTGGTCTTTCTCCTACCTGAAGTCTCTCAGGATCCTGAGAATCAGAGGCTTTGTGTTCCAAGAACTCAAACAACAAGATATTCAGCCTCTAACATTATTGGAGAATCTCGAAATTATTGACCTCGGGACAAACTTCATCAAGTTAACTAATCTAAGCAttctcacagggctgaaacatttCCATATCATCAATTTATCAGACAACAAAATCTCATCACCTTCAGAAGCTGAGCATGCAGCTGCACTGGCAATGGCACGTGGCTTTCCCAAGCAGGATGACACTTCCCCAATGTCACGAGGCACTCAGTACCAAAGTGGGGAAGTGAGAGAGATTCACTATTTTAGATATGATGAATATGCACGAAGTTGCAAAAGTAAAGATAAAGAACTTGGGACTTTGAGTCCTTTCAACACACAGTGTAGCTCATTTGGAAAAACACTGGATCTCAGCAGAaacaacatcttttttttacattcAAGGTTCCTGAATCTCGGTGAGCTCCGGTGTCTCAATTTATCAGGAAATGCTATGAGCCAAGCTCTAAATGGTTCTGAATTTGTTTATCTTAAAAAGCTGAAGTATCTGGACTTTTCTCACAATCGCCTTGATTTGATGTTTTCCTCAGCATTCAAGGAACTCAGCAATTTAGTCGTGTTGGATATCAGTCACAACAACTATTACTTTGAAGCAGAGGGGTTGACTCACATGCTAAATTTTACCAAAAATCTCAATAAACTGACCAAGTTAATAATGAACCACAATCAAATCTCCACATCCACCAACACAGAGATGCAGAGCTTGTCTCTGGAATATTTGGAATTTAAAGGCAACCGCCTTGATTTGTTATGGAGAGATGGTGATACAAGATATCACAACTATTTTAGAAAACTAATTGCCTTAAAATCCCTTGACATCTCTCACAACAATCTTAACTTCATTCCCAATCCGGTTTTTCAAAGCCTTCCAGAAACACTTACAGAATTCAACATTACAAACAACAAATTGGCATCGTTCTACTGGGAGGGTCTGAGGTTTCTTCCAAATCTGGAGGTCTTAGACCTTAGTGGTAACCACTTAACAAGCATGCCTACAAAGCTTTCCAATTGTTCAAAATCTATTGTGACACTAGTTTTGCGCAAGAATCAAATTTTGAGGCTGAGCCCTGAGTTCCTCCAAGATGCACTTAGTCTGAAAAAACTGGATCTGAGTTATAATCAAATCAAGTACATTGAAGAGTCAAGCTTCCCCAAAGACATCATAGACAGACTGGAGGTTCTGTTCTTAAACAATAACCGGTTTGTGTGCTCATGCAACGCTACATGGTTTGTCCGGTGGATTAATCGCACATCTGTGAACATTCCCCAACTAGCCACTGATGTCACCTGTGCATCCCCTGGTACACAGCGAGGCCAGAGTGTGATTTCACTTAACCTCCAAGCCTGCCAACATAACTATCTGTCCATAATTCTCAATATCCTGACCACTTCTGTGATCCTGTGTGTACTCACCCTGTCCATTTCCAGCCATCTCTTCCTCTGGGATGTGTGGTACATCTACCACTTCTGCCTTGCCAAAATCAAGGGCTACCGGCGTCTTCTCTCAGAAAGCATGGCCTATGATGCCTTTGTAGTCTACGATAAAACTGATACAGCAGTGAGTGACTGGGTGTTACAGGAACTCCGTGTTCAACTGGAAGATTGTGGTGAACCAAGGCTCCATCTTTGCTTAGAAGATCGTGACTGGGTTCCAGGTTGTCCTCTCATTGAGAACCTTTCTCAAAGCATTCAGCTTAGCAAGCGTACCATATTCATCTTGACCCCTCACTTTATCCAGAGTGGCCACTTCAAGACCGCGTTCTACCTGGCACACCAGCGGCTCATGGATGAGAAGGACGATGTCATCATCCTAATTTTCTTGGAGAGATTTTCCTCCAGTCATTCCAAGTACCTGAGACTCAGGAAGAGGCTGTACAGAAGATCCGTGCTGGAATGGCCAAGGAATCCTCAAGCGCAACAGTATTTCTGGTTTTGTCTTAGGAGCGTCATGGCCACTGAAAGCCAGCAGCACTACAACAAGCTTTTCCAGGAAACTCTGTAA
- the LOC132896431 gene encoding toll-like receptor 8 has protein sequence MEASKHWLILICWLVITFLIGFAVCVLDVNFRKKHPCIIIESNITVKFICHNLELKSMPTVFDNTTMLDASENEIKNLTADPLKDLQKLKILNLNWMNKKDPVNITKGVFANLSNLKELNLNGNRLLGVPAQLPKSLTKLALDKNNILSLSRRDFSQLTNLTHLYMSKNCYYGNHCGHSMALVIGNGTFSSLDKLQHLDLSYNNLSHVPRYLPVSLVTLELGSNMISFIGEDDFKELPNLKTLKIQGNCPRCTNAPYPCIPCANGSIEIHERAFDHLKNLTLLDLAGNSISFIKEAWFKNMMHLRELYLSYNFLTKQIQNNGAFLSNLGLLHRLDLSFNYELKEYPETVRLASAFSKLSSLQTLHIQGLVFRKILNDSLSPLYGLQNLSTLDIGINFIVAVDPGIFKRFHNLTLLYLSENRLYPITNSEVREPVNNIKPPRVNLPRLMDSSPKREFEPYKPVRPIVKPECKAAGCVLDLSKNNLFFISPQQFEGYENISCLNLSRNGFAAALNGTEFTSLPNLKYLDLSYNKIDLAFDYAFEELKELEVLDLSFNSHYFIVREVTHNLNFLKNLPKLRVLNMSANSIFTLTTKYMCSNSLAELQFQQNQLGKLWKDTKYVSLFWNLTNLTHLDISNNDIKKLPTEVYKYLPVTIKRFRLNHNSLTTLNWTLMKAFTQLEELILGHNSLTYVSKNITQYIPSLRFLDLSHNRISELATGFLEGAVHLKRLDLSFNKLSIINQSTFPPKDKNHLEVLWLHENPYRCTCDLLEFILWIFQSDVTIPRLATLVKCSAPEGIRGVNVTSFDIQQCVNDKLSFLAYFFSTLLILCTTFVATLMHVFYWDFSYVFYYVKAKFKGYQYLSSGDNVYDAFVTYDTKDPQVSEWVLNQLLVQLEEQGDHFLPVCLEERDWLPGCPILDSLTQSIHQSRKTVFILTHSYVNSGSFKMAMYLAHQRLLEESEDVIILLLLEPVLQNSHFLRLRRRLCSHSVLEWPRMPAAEPWFWQCLRNAIRVENKVMYNNIYSRYFTIKNRPREKE, from the exons ATG gAGGCTAGCAAACACTGGCTAATACTAATATGCTGGCTGGTAATCACATTTCTGATCGGCTTTGCAGTGTGCGTGCTGGATGTAAATTTCAGGAAGAAACATCCATGCATAATCATAGAGAGTAACATTACTGTTAAGTTTATATGCCACAACCTAGAATTAAAATCCATGCCCACAGTTTTTGATAACACCACCATGCTTGATGCAtctgagaatgaaataaaaaacctAACAGCGGATCCATTGAAAGACCTGCAAAAACTGAAAATTCTCAATCTAAACTGGATGAACAAGAAAGACCCTGTGAACATCACCAAGGGGGTTTTTGCAAATTTGTCAAACCTGAAAGAATTGAACCTTAATGGAAATAGACTGTTAGGAGTACCTGCACAGCTTCCAAAGTCCCTGACAAAACTGGCACTGGACAAGAACAACATTCTCTCACTAAGTCGCAGAGACTTTTCACAATTAACAAACCTTACCCATCTTTATATGTCCAAAAATTGCTATTATGGGAATCATTGTGGTCACTCTATGGCTTTAGTTATTGGTAATGGAACATTTTCAAGCTTGGATAAGTTACAACATCTGGATTTGTCATATAATAACCTTAGTCATGTTCCCAGATATTTGCCTGTCTCCTTAGTAACGCTTGAACTCGGTTCCAACATGATATCGTTCATCGGAGAAGATGATTTCAAAGAACTCCCAAATCTCAAAACCCTTAAAATCCAGGGAAATTGTCCACGCTGTACCAATGCTCCATATCCCTGCATTCCATGTGCCAATGGTTCAATCGAAATTCATGAACGAGCTTTTGACCATCTTAAAAATCTGACATTATTGGATCTTGCTGGGAATTCTATCTCTTTCATCAAGGAAGCTTGGTTCAAGAACATGATGCACCTGCGGGAACTCTACCTTTCCTACAATTTTCTGACAAAACAGATCCAGAATAATGGAGCATTTTTGAGTAACTTAGGGCTTCTGCATAGACTTGATCTCTCCTTTAATTATGAACTTAAAGAATATCCAGAAACTGTGCGCCTAGCATCAGCCTTTTCCAAGTTATCCAGTCTTCAGACGCTGCATATCCAAGGTTTGGTTTTCAGAAAAATTCTAAATGACTCTCTGTCACCTCTTTATGGTTTGCAAAATCTGTCCACATTAGATATAGGAATAAATTTTATTGTGGCTGTGGATCCAGGTATATTTAAAAGGTTTCATAATTTAACACTCCTGTATCTGTCAGAAAACCGGCTCTATCCTATCACTAACTCTGAGGTTCGAGAGCCAGTTAATAACATAAAGCCTCCACGCGTCAACCTACCTAGGCTGATGGATTCAAGTCCTAAAAGGGAGTTTGAACCTTATAAGCCTGTCAGACCGATTGTCAAACCGGAGTGCAAAGCTGCTGGCTGTGTGTTGGATCTGAGCAAAAATAATCTGTTTTTCATTTCCCCACAGCAATTTGAGGGATATGAAAACATTTCCTGTCTCAACCTTTCCAGAAATGGCTTTGCAGCAGCATTAAATGGAACAGAATTCACATCACTGCCTAACCTGAAGTATTTAGACTTGTCTTATAATAAGATTGATTTGGCCTTTGATTACGCTTTTGAAGAGTTAAAGGAGTTGGAGGTACTTGACCTTAGCTTTAACTCACATTATTTCATTGTGCGTGAAGTGACCCATAATTTGAATTTCTTGAAGAATTTGCCTAAGCTGAGAGTATTAAATATGAGTGCCAACAGCATTTTTACCTTAACAACCAAGTACATGTGCAGCAACTCACTTGCCGAGCTCCAGTTCCAGCAGAATCAACTCGGGAAGCTTTGGAAAGAcacaaagtatgtgagccttttctGGAATTTAACTAATCTGACACATCTTGATATATCGAACAATGACATCAAGAAGCTCCCTACAGAAGTTTACAAATACTTGCCTGTCACAATAAAAAGATTCAGACTGAACCACAATTCCCTGACGACTCTCAACTGGACTTTGATGAAAGCCTTTACACAGCTTGAAGAGCTCATTCTTGGCCACAACAGCTTGACATATGTCTCCAAAAACATAACTCAATATATCCCGTCCTTGCGTTTCCTCGACCTGAGCCATAACAGGATCTCTGAACTGGCTACGGGATTTCTCGAAGGTGCTGTCCACCTTAAAAGACTGGATCTGAGTTTTAATAAATTAAGCATCATTAATCAGTCCACCTTCCCACCCAAGGACAAAAATCATTTGGAAGTTTTGTGGCTCCATGAGAACCCATATCGTTGCACATGTGACCTACTTGAATTTATCCTTTGGATTTTTCAAAGTGATGTGACAATCCCCAGACTGGCCACTTTGGTGAAATGCAGTGCCCCTGAAGGAATCAGGGGTGTGAATGTGACATCCTTTGACATTCAGCAATGTGTTAATGACAAGCTTTCCTTCCTGGCCTACTTCTTCTCCACTTTGCTCATTCTATGCACCACTTTTGTGGCAACATTGATGCACGTATTCTACTGGGACTTTTCATATGTGTTTTACTATGTGAAGGCCAAATTCAAAGGGTACCAGTACTTGAGTTCTGGAGATAATGTCTACGATGCCTTTGTTACCTATGACACCAAAGACCCACAGGTCTCCGAGTGGGTCCTGAACCAACTCCTTGTTCAGCTGGAGGAACAAGGTGATCACTTTCTTCCAGTCTGTTTGGAAGAACGTGACTGGCTGCCCGGCTGCCCCATCCTGGACAGCCTGACCCAGAGCATTCACCAGAGTCGCAAGacagtcttcatcctcactcattCCTACGTGAACAGCGGCTCATTCAAGATGGCCATGTACCTGGCGCACCAGCGTCTGCTGGAGGAAAGTGAGGACGTAATCATACTGCTATTACTTGAGCCCGTGCTGCAGAACTCACATTTCCTGCGCTTGCGGAGGCGACTCTGCAGCCAcagtgtccttgagtggccccgaATGCCTGCTGCAGAGCCCTGGTTCTGGCAGTGTCTAAGAAATGCAATTCGGGTCGAGAACAAGGTCATGTACAACAACATCTACTCCAGATACTTCACTATCAAAAACAGACCCAGAGAGAAAGAATAA
- the LOC132896432 gene encoding thymosin beta-11-like, whose translation MSDNKPNLEEVTNFDKSKLKKTETSEKNTLPSQDTIDQEKQADAS comes from the exons ATGTCAGACAACAAACCCAATCTGGAAGAAGTGACTAACTTCGACAAGAGTAAGCTGAAGAAGACTGAGACGAGTGAGAAGAATACTCTGCCTTCGCAAGATA ccaTCGACCAGGAAAAGCAGGCAGATGCGTCATGA